One Aureibacillus halotolerans DNA segment encodes these proteins:
- the opp3C gene encoding oligopeptide ABC transporter permease produces the protein MANKPQDNISKDLFTPATETFDQEKVSGPSISFWQDAFRKLRKNKGAIVGIFLVIIITAMSFIGPEISGHKFSDQEIMHTNLPARIPVLENISWLPFDGTTNIGTNPYEDRNLDDVYYWFGSDNLGRDIWTRVWVGTQISLLIGVVAALLDLLIGTLYGAISGFFGGRVDNIMQRIIEVLVGIPNLIVIIMLLIYLKPGIPAIILAMVITGWVNMGRIVRSQILKLKNQEYILASRTLGASNSRLIFKHLFPNSLGQIIITTMFTIPTAIFFEAFLSFIGLGVPVPRASLGSLVDSGFDSLQTFPHMVLFPAIVISVLLISFNMVADGLRDAIDPKMRD, from the coding sequence ATGGCAAATAAGCCCCAAGACAACATCAGCAAAGATTTGTTTACTCCTGCGACGGAGACGTTTGATCAGGAGAAGGTGAGCGGGCCATCCATTAGTTTCTGGCAGGATGCTTTCCGCAAGCTACGTAAAAATAAAGGCGCCATCGTTGGAATTTTTCTAGTTATCATCATAACGGCAATGTCATTTATCGGACCTGAGATAAGCGGGCATAAGTTCAGTGATCAGGAAATCATGCACACGAATTTACCTGCACGTATTCCAGTGTTAGAGAATATTAGTTGGCTGCCATTTGATGGGACAACGAATATTGGCACAAACCCTTATGAAGATCGAAATCTAGACGATGTGTACTATTGGTTTGGTAGCGATAATCTTGGACGTGATATTTGGACAAGAGTCTGGGTAGGTACGCAAATCTCCCTTTTAATTGGTGTCGTAGCAGCCTTGCTGGATTTGCTCATAGGTACGTTATACGGAGCGATTTCAGGTTTCTTCGGTGGTAGAGTCGACAACATTATGCAACGAATTATTGAGGTGCTCGTAGGGATTCCAAATTTAATTGTCATCATTATGCTGTTAATCTATTTAAAACCTGGGATACCAGCAATTATCCTCGCAATGGTAATTACAGGATGGGTCAATATGGGTAGAATTGTTCGGTCACAAATTCTTAAGCTTAAGAACCAAGAATATATACTCGCTTCAAGAACGCTTGGTGCTAGCAATTCAAGATTGATTTTTAAGCATTTATTTCCAAATTCACTCGGGCAGATCATCATTACGACAATGTTTACGATTCCGACTGCGATCTTTTTTGAAGCTTTCCTAAGTTTTATTGGCTTAGGTGTTCCAGTTCCTAGAGCATCATTAGGGTCATTGGTGGATAGTGGATTTGACTCGCTTCAAACATTCCCTCACATGGTTCTGTTTCCTGCGATCGTCATTAGTGTATTGTTGATTAGTTTCAATATGGTAGCAGACGGCCTGCGCGATGCGATTGATCCGAAAATGAGGGACTAA
- a CDS encoding peptide ABC transporter substrate-binding protein, protein MKKGTKFWLFALVAALMLVISACSGGGSDTESADNGTDGETTEEQATDESAAAGEQVLNLSEGDEISSMDSTQITDTISFTALNNAMEGLLRMDENDQTVLGMAAEEPTISEDGTVWTFKIRDDAKWSNEEPVTAGDFVYAWQKALSPDTLSQYAYIFAPVKNATAIITDGSDVFGQVDQLGVKAVDEKTLEITLENPVPYFKGLLAFPVYFPQPEAFATEKGGAYGTTVENTLYNGPFVLSEWNPGAGWSFAKNEGYWDAETVQLAAVNVQVVKDQQADMSLYETGEIDQKWGLRGEYATRFQGNEELHEFKESAVFYLLFNNTREYFQNENIRRAIELGYDKEGHATVIQNNGSVAADYLVPQGLSKTEDGADYREIAGTFNDEPTDAANEYFQKGLQELGQESLTIELLTDDTEGAGLTAQFIQEQLQQNLQGLTVNINQQPFTQRLDLSASQQFDMVISGWSPDYQDPQTFLELFICDNGNNDGKYCNEEYDALMAEASAEFDDIQKRFELFAEAEKLLLEGDVAISPIYQRGILYLRKPYVQDLYVHVFGAEFSYKWASIDGSKN, encoded by the coding sequence ATGAAAAAAGGTACAAAGTTTTGGCTGTTTGCACTTGTTGCTGCATTGATGCTTGTCATCTCTGCATGTAGCGGCGGCGGCTCAGACACAGAAAGTGCTGACAATGGCACTGACGGGGAAACCACGGAAGAACAAGCGACTGACGAAAGTGCAGCAGCTGGTGAGCAAGTATTGAACTTGAGTGAAGGTGACGAAATTAGTTCAATGGACTCAACTCAAATTACTGACACCATCTCATTTACCGCATTAAATAACGCAATGGAAGGTCTTCTTCGTATGGACGAAAATGATCAAACTGTACTAGGGATGGCAGCAGAAGAACCAACCATTTCTGAAGACGGCACTGTTTGGACATTTAAAATCCGCGATGATGCCAAATGGTCTAATGAAGAACCTGTGACTGCAGGAGACTTCGTTTACGCTTGGCAAAAAGCATTATCGCCAGACACGCTTTCTCAGTATGCGTACATCTTTGCACCTGTGAAGAACGCAACGGCGATCATCACGGATGGTAGCGATGTGTTTGGACAAGTTGATCAGCTTGGAGTAAAAGCTGTCGACGAAAAAACGTTAGAAATCACACTAGAAAACCCAGTACCTTATTTTAAAGGGTTGCTTGCCTTCCCTGTATACTTCCCGCAACCAGAAGCATTCGCTACAGAAAAAGGCGGAGCTTATGGGACAACGGTTGAAAACACGTTGTACAATGGGCCTTTCGTTCTTAGCGAATGGAATCCAGGCGCAGGCTGGTCGTTCGCTAAAAACGAAGGATATTGGGATGCTGAAACTGTACAGCTTGCAGCTGTAAATGTACAGGTAGTAAAAGACCAGCAGGCTGATATGAGTTTGTATGAAACTGGCGAAATTGATCAAAAATGGGGACTTCGCGGTGAGTATGCAACTCGCTTTCAAGGCAACGAAGAGCTACATGAATTTAAAGAATCTGCTGTATTCTACCTATTGTTCAACAATACAAGAGAATATTTCCAAAATGAAAACATCCGTCGTGCAATTGAGCTAGGTTATGACAAAGAAGGTCATGCAACAGTTATTCAAAACAACGGTTCAGTGGCAGCAGATTACTTAGTACCACAAGGTCTTTCTAAAACAGAAGATGGTGCAGACTACCGTGAAATTGCAGGGACTTTTAATGATGAACCAACAGATGCGGCTAATGAATATTTCCAAAAAGGTCTTCAAGAGCTTGGACAAGAAAGCTTGACAATTGAATTGTTAACAGACGATACAGAAGGTGCAGGCCTAACAGCACAGTTTATTCAAGAGCAATTGCAACAAAACTTGCAAGGATTGACTGTTAACATTAACCAACAGCCTTTTACACAGCGTTTAGACTTGTCTGCTTCTCAACAGTTTGATATGGTTATTTCGGGTTGGTCACCTGACTATCAGGATCCACAAACGTTCCTTGAATTGTTTATCTGTGACAACGGAAACAACGATGGAAAATATTGCAATGAAGAATACGATGCATTAATGGCAGAAGCTTCTGCTGAATTTGATGACATTCAAAAGCGTTTCGAATTGTTTGCTGAAGCTGAAAAATTGCTTCTTGAAGGAGACGTAGCCATTTCTCCAATTTACCAACGTGGTATTCTATACCTACGTAAGCCATATGTACAAGATTTGTATGTTCACGTCTTTGGCGCTGAGTTCAGCTACAAGTGGGCATCCATTGATGGAAGCAAAAACTAA
- a CDS encoding tautomerase family protein produces MAQVKVYGNHTELRKVRDELSRIIHESICEVFAYPKAKKFHRFIGLNEDDFIYNDRSSSYTIIEILLFEGRTVEAKKTLIRLLFRRIHEELQISPHDIEMTLIETPKENWGIRGVPGDELVLPYKVDV; encoded by the coding sequence ATGGCGCAAGTAAAGGTGTATGGCAACCATACAGAGTTGAGGAAAGTCAGAGATGAGCTATCAAGGATTATTCACGAGAGTATTTGTGAGGTGTTTGCTTATCCAAAAGCGAAGAAATTTCATCGCTTTATTGGGCTGAACGAAGATGATTTTATTTACAATGATCGTTCATCGTCCTATACCATTATTGAAATACTTCTTTTTGAAGGTAGAACTGTAGAGGCGAAGAAAACTTTGATCCGTCTCCTGTTTCGCCGGATACACGAAGAACTTCAGATTTCTCCACACGATATTGAAATGACACTCATTGAAACACCGAAGGAAAATTGGGGGATTCGTGGTGTTCCTGGGGATGAATTGGTCTTACCTTATAAGGTTGATGTGTAA
- a CDS encoding DUF3899 domain-containing protein, whose protein sequence is MPKKYLYTYIAGVLLTALFVVWYQEVTLRTIADSLFTISLLFLCVGLFSKIFGAGFFNGFISGLKKLRRLESGEQSSNTPSEQHTKTHPARLFLVVGGTFLVLSLVLAYL, encoded by the coding sequence ATGCCTAAGAAATATTTATACACTTATATCGCTGGTGTTTTGTTGACTGCTCTTTTTGTAGTTTGGTATCAGGAAGTCACGTTACGTACAATTGCGGATTCTCTGTTTACAATCTCATTGCTCTTTTTATGCGTTGGTTTGTTTTCGAAGATTTTTGGTGCTGGTTTTTTTAACGGTTTTATATCTGGCTTAAAAAAACTTCGACGTTTAGAATCTGGAGAACAATCCTCAAACACACCATCTGAACAGCATACAAAAACACACCCTGCACGATTATTCCTTGTGGTTGGAGGAACATTTCTAGTTCTCAGCCTTGTCCTCGCTTATCTATAA
- a CDS encoding DEAD/DEAH box helicase: MTDQLPEWVGKSPSFIQNAWNEAHFTQFTHIQDQAIPRIEEGKDILAQAPAGSGKTLAYVLPILHGIQSDRPQAQAVILASSHELVMQILDVVQTWSKNSDIRAASFIGGTNVKRQLDKLKKKPHIIVGTPGRVHELIQLKKLKMHEVKTIVLDEGDQLLTKEHVPTVKAIVSSTLADRQVVLFSATLAEAAIAQAQTLMKEPSVLSVKHEALKPQNEYIYFAAERRDYIDVVRKLAQLKGIRAIVFLHQIGDVDMFKQKLSFKGIPCDALHSEADKQERAKAIQQLRSGKSALLLTTDVAARGIDIPDLTHVIQVGLPKDKEQYIHRAGRTGRVGANAGTVVSIVNEYDVPRLKKLTAPLGQEPTRKQWWKGEIKDVEEGRTTGEHPRGRKQSK, translated from the coding sequence ATGACAGATCAACTCCCAGAATGGGTCGGAAAAAGTCCCTCCTTTATTCAGAACGCGTGGAATGAGGCACACTTTACCCAATTCACACATATACAAGACCAAGCCATCCCACGAATAGAAGAAGGCAAGGATATACTCGCTCAAGCGCCAGCAGGGTCAGGCAAAACATTAGCCTATGTTCTGCCAATCCTTCATGGCATTCAGTCGGATCGACCACAGGCACAGGCCGTTATATTGGCATCCTCCCACGAGCTCGTTATGCAAATTCTTGATGTTGTCCAAACATGGTCGAAAAACAGTGACATACGAGCAGCTTCCTTCATTGGGGGAACGAATGTGAAACGACAGTTGGACAAGCTGAAAAAAAAGCCGCATATTATCGTTGGAACGCCAGGACGTGTTCACGAGCTCATTCAACTCAAAAAACTAAAAATGCATGAAGTGAAAACGATCGTTCTGGATGAAGGGGATCAGCTTCTCACGAAGGAGCATGTACCGACCGTAAAGGCGATCGTTTCCTCAACACTTGCGGATCGTCAAGTCGTCCTTTTTTCAGCAACATTGGCTGAGGCTGCAATCGCTCAAGCGCAAACTTTAATGAAAGAGCCAAGTGTGCTGTCAGTTAAACATGAAGCATTAAAGCCTCAAAATGAGTACATCTATTTTGCTGCGGAGCGCCGTGATTACATCGATGTTGTTCGAAAGCTAGCACAGCTCAAAGGCATTCGCGCTATTGTGTTTCTGCATCAAATTGGCGATGTGGACATGTTTAAACAAAAGCTGTCATTCAAAGGCATTCCATGTGATGCACTCCATAGTGAAGCAGACAAGCAAGAGAGAGCGAAAGCGATCCAGCAGCTTCGATCGGGCAAATCGGCCCTCCTTTTAACAACGGATGTCGCTGCAAGGGGCATTGATATTCCTGATTTGACACATGTGATTCAAGTTGGTTTGCCAAAGGACAAAGAACAATACATTCACCGAGCAGGCCGGACGGGGCGAGTCGGTGCAAACGCAGGCACTGTCGTGTCGATCGTGAATGAATATGACGTTCCACGATTGAAGAAGCTCACGGCGCCACTAGGACAAGAACCGACAAGAAAGCAGTGGTGGAAGGGAGAAATTAAGGATGTCGAAGAGGGAAGAACAACAGGAGAACATCCACGAGGAAGAAAACAAAGCAAATAA
- a CDS encoding ABC transporter permease, with protein sequence MGKYALSRLGYMVVTFIVIATLTFLLMQGLPGSPYKNAEKLSPAQIELLNERYGLDDPLPERYVTFWVNMFQGDLGQSFQYPGRDVLPMITARIQPSAVLGLEAIILGTVVGLILGIIAALRQNTSIDYIALIIAVLGISIPSFVFAGVMQYSFGVEFRILPVAGWDGLEYHVMPVLALSVVVIATVARFMRTEMIEVLGQDYIITARAKGVSPLAVIIKHSIRNALIPVITILGPLVVSIVTGSLVIERIFGIPGIGEQFVQSILVNDYPVIMGTTLFYSVIFIVTIFLIDIFYGIIDPRIRLAGGSN encoded by the coding sequence ATGGGGAAATATGCATTATCAAGATTAGGCTACATGGTCGTTACATTTATTGTTATTGCGACACTGACATTTCTTCTTATGCAGGGACTGCCTGGATCGCCATACAAAAACGCAGAGAAACTTTCGCCTGCACAGATTGAATTATTAAACGAACGCTATGGTCTGGATGATCCATTGCCAGAACGCTATGTGACGTTTTGGGTGAATATGTTTCAAGGAGATCTTGGGCAATCGTTTCAGTATCCAGGGCGTGATGTCCTTCCAATGATTACTGCTCGTATTCAGCCATCAGCCGTACTAGGTTTAGAAGCTATCATTTTAGGAACGGTGGTCGGATTAATTTTAGGCATCATCGCAGCACTAAGGCAAAACACGTCTATTGACTATATTGCGCTTATCATAGCTGTGCTGGGGATTTCAATTCCTTCCTTCGTGTTTGCAGGTGTCATGCAATATTCGTTTGGAGTGGAGTTTAGAATTCTTCCGGTAGCAGGCTGGGACGGATTAGAGTATCATGTGATGCCAGTACTTGCACTATCTGTTGTCGTCATTGCAACGGTGGCTCGTTTTATGCGAACTGAGATGATAGAGGTACTTGGACAAGACTATATTATTACCGCACGAGCAAAAGGTGTCTCACCGCTTGCTGTAATCATAAAGCACTCTATTCGTAATGCGCTTATTCCAGTTATTACAATTTTAGGTCCTTTGGTTGTAAGTATCGTGACAGGTTCCCTCGTTATTGAACGTATCTTCGGTATTCCGGGGATTGGGGAACAGTTTGTACAATCTATTCTTGTTAACGACTATCCTGTAATTATGGGAACAACGTTGTTTTACAGCGTAATATTTATAGTAACGATCTTTCTCATTGATATCTTCTATGGAATTATCGATCCGCGAATTCGTTTAGCAGGAGGGAGTAACTAA
- a CDS encoding DEAD/DEAH box helicase — MYTFYEYSLNQQLIDALDEQRIKHPTDIQHKSIPHLLQGKDVIAQAQTGTGKTLAYTLPIIQQLDESSQAVQALIVAPTRELALQITEEIKALTSHLDADVLALYGGQQVDQQLKRLEGNTPIVVGTPGRLIDHLNRGTIRLGSLRHLVIDEADQMFEIGFLNDIEDIISRTPGNRQMVLCSATMPQPIRKLARTYMKDPVTVTSEAETVTVKEIKQIAVETTHRARKDTLVTLIHQFQPYLAIVFCRTKRRARQLNGELLEAGVLSDELHGDLSQAKRERVMKQFREAKIQVLVATDVAARGIDVEGITHVFNYDLPPDTEQYIHRIGRTGRAGASGLAVSLVTPRDADDVRRIERGIKMPLRRQTVKDGRLVTDSQTPEKQTGSKTADTGQHSKKSTHQRGKGTYAGKRDVPAKKERNDGKPGPRSGQGGVGKSKSGPRTGQGGAGKAKSFGRGGTGNSKSFGQGAPKRPNHSQSRRGGRSR, encoded by the coding sequence ATGTACACTTTTTATGAATACAGTTTGAATCAACAGTTGATTGACGCCCTAGATGAACAAAGAATCAAGCACCCGACGGACATTCAACATAAATCAATTCCCCACCTTTTGCAGGGAAAGGATGTTATTGCACAGGCGCAAACAGGTACAGGAAAAACCTTAGCCTACACCTTGCCTATCATCCAACAGCTCGATGAGAGTAGCCAGGCTGTGCAAGCACTTATTGTTGCACCGACACGAGAGCTTGCTCTGCAGATTACGGAAGAAATCAAAGCGTTAACGTCTCATTTGGACGCGGATGTTCTTGCGCTATACGGTGGGCAACAGGTCGATCAGCAGCTTAAACGACTTGAAGGAAATACGCCGATTGTTGTTGGTACACCAGGTCGCCTTATTGATCATTTAAATCGAGGCACAATACGTCTCGGAAGCCTGCGCCATCTTGTCATTGATGAAGCGGATCAAATGTTTGAAATTGGCTTTTTGAATGATATTGAGGACATTATTAGCAGGACACCGGGAAATCGCCAAATGGTGCTTTGTTCGGCAACGATGCCACAACCAATTCGCAAGCTGGCACGAACGTATATGAAGGATCCAGTAACGGTCACAAGCGAGGCTGAAACGGTTACGGTTAAGGAAATTAAGCAAATTGCTGTCGAAACAACACACCGCGCAAGAAAAGACACTCTCGTCACATTAATTCATCAATTCCAGCCGTATTTAGCGATTGTGTTTTGTCGTACAAAACGAAGAGCGAGGCAGCTGAATGGGGAACTATTAGAGGCAGGTGTTCTATCTGACGAGCTTCACGGCGATTTGTCACAGGCGAAACGCGAGCGTGTGATGAAGCAGTTTCGAGAGGCAAAGATTCAGGTGCTTGTGGCGACAGACGTAGCCGCACGTGGCATTGATGTGGAAGGCATCACACACGTCTTTAATTACGACCTTCCTCCAGACACAGAGCAATACATTCATCGTATCGGACGAACAGGACGAGCGGGGGCATCCGGTCTTGCTGTTTCATTGGTGACGCCAAGAGATGCTGATGATGTGCGCAGGATCGAGCGAGGGATAAAAATGCCACTACGCCGACAAACTGTCAAGGATGGACGTCTTGTAACAGATAGCCAAACGCCTGAAAAGCAGACAGGTTCGAAAACAGCGGATACGGGCCAGCACTCTAAAAAATCAACCCATCAGCGCGGCAAAGGAACATATGCAGGCAAGCGTGATGTGCCTGCAAAGAAAGAGCGTAACGATGGAAAACCTGGACCACGTTCAGGGCAAGGCGGCGTTGGAAAATCTAAGTCAGGTCCTCGTACAGGACAAGGTGGCGCTGGAAAAGCAAAATCGTTTGGGCGAGGAGGCACCGGAAATTCCAAATCATTTGGACAAGGTGCACCGAAGCGTCCCAATCACTCTCAAAGTCGCCGCGGCGGACGTTCGAGATAA
- a CDS encoding GNAT family N-acetyltransferase, with translation MTEHYTIYQATIQDLNDLVPLFDLYRVFYEQSSDIEGARDFLFRRFDHAESIIFIAKTVSEGQAIGFAQLYPTFSSISMQRSWVLNDLYVREDHRSQGVASLLLDQVRAFSVNTKAKGVALSTSLDNTKAQALYEKCGFVKDNEFYHYFLNVSKSANEQ, from the coding sequence ATGACAGAACACTATACAATCTATCAAGCGACCATTCAGGATTTGAATGACTTAGTGCCCTTATTTGATCTCTATCGTGTGTTTTATGAGCAGTCTTCCGATATTGAGGGCGCGAGAGATTTTCTATTTCGTCGGTTCGACCACGCGGAGTCGATTATTTTTATCGCAAAGACCGTATCGGAAGGTCAAGCGATAGGTTTTGCTCAACTATACCCAACGTTCTCGTCCATCTCTATGCAACGTTCATGGGTGCTTAACGATCTCTATGTACGAGAAGACCATCGTAGCCAAGGGGTTGCGTCGCTGTTACTAGATCAAGTGAGAGCGTTCAGCGTAAATACAAAGGCGAAAGGCGTGGCCTTATCGACATCTCTTGACAATACGAAGGCTCAAGCACTTTATGAAAAGTGCGGATTTGTGAAAGATAATGAGTTCTATCATTATTTTTTGAATGTGTCAAAATCGGCAAACGAGCAATGA
- a CDS encoding carboxypeptidase M32 — translation MTNFQNAIETYEALTQKIASYHEATGLVAWDMRTGAPKKGIAQRSEVLGTLSEEGFLLQTSDAMKQALTTLLASKNELSEKTRRSVEESKKTYDLSAKIPAEKFRAHTVLCAQAESAWEGAKVSGDFASFQPYLEKIVANTKEFLELWGYEGNPYNTLMDQFEPGITVETVDRVFGQVREAIVPLLEKIKQSPNAPETDFLFRSFPQDKQKAFSLDVLKSMGYDFDAGRLDTAVHPFAIGLNPNDVRVTTKYDEKDFRTAVFGTIHEGGHALYEQNISEDLIGSPLCSAASYGIHESQSLFWENFVGRDTAFWDNHYTQLKTYANEQFDNVSQADFYRAINVAGPSLIRIEADELTYCLHIMVRYEIEKGLFDGTYEVKDLPAIWNDKMEEYLGIRPENDAKGVLQDVHWAGGSFGYFPSYALGYIYAAQFAKSMESDFSLTDIIQKEELGTITSWLTKNVHQHGKMKTPSELVQDITGGPLDAQPLIDYLTAKYTEIYKLD, via the coding sequence GTGACAAATTTTCAAAATGCAATAGAAACCTATGAAGCGTTAACACAAAAAATAGCAAGCTATCATGAAGCCACAGGGCTGGTTGCATGGGATATGCGCACAGGTGCACCAAAAAAAGGGATTGCACAAAGATCTGAGGTGCTTGGAACCCTTTCAGAAGAGGGCTTTCTACTGCAAACCTCAGACGCAATGAAACAAGCTCTCACGACGTTACTTGCGTCAAAAAATGAACTCTCGGAAAAAACGAGGCGTTCAGTTGAAGAGAGTAAGAAAACATATGATCTGTCTGCTAAAATTCCCGCGGAAAAGTTTCGTGCCCATACCGTCCTTTGTGCGCAGGCGGAAAGCGCGTGGGAAGGTGCGAAGGTATCTGGTGATTTTGCTTCCTTTCAACCGTATCTAGAGAAGATTGTCGCCAATACGAAGGAATTTTTAGAGCTATGGGGATATGAAGGGAATCCGTACAATACATTAATGGATCAGTTTGAACCTGGTATTACTGTAGAAACGGTGGATCGTGTGTTTGGCCAAGTGCGTGAAGCGATCGTACCATTGCTAGAGAAAATCAAACAGTCCCCGAACGCACCGGAAACAGATTTTCTATTTCGCTCATTTCCTCAGGACAAACAAAAAGCGTTTAGCCTCGATGTGCTCAAGTCGATGGGATACGACTTTGATGCCGGACGACTGGACACCGCTGTTCATCCGTTTGCGATTGGTTTGAATCCAAATGATGTTCGTGTAACGACGAAATACGATGAAAAGGATTTCCGTACCGCCGTGTTTGGAACCATCCACGAAGGTGGGCATGCCTTGTATGAGCAGAACATTAGCGAGGATCTTATAGGGTCGCCGCTTTGTTCAGCAGCTTCTTACGGCATTCATGAGTCACAGTCCCTTTTTTGGGAGAACTTTGTTGGCAGAGACACAGCGTTTTGGGATAATCATTATACGCAGCTGAAAACATACGCAAATGAGCAGTTTGATAACGTCTCCCAAGCGGATTTTTATCGTGCGATCAATGTCGCTGGCCCGTCGTTGATTCGAATTGAAGCCGACGAGCTGACCTACTGCCTTCATATTATGGTGCGTTACGAAATTGAAAAAGGCTTATTTGATGGCACATATGAGGTCAAAGATTTGCCTGCCATTTGGAATGACAAAATGGAAGAATACTTAGGAATTCGTCCGGAAAACGACGCAAAGGGTGTCCTCCAGGATGTGCATTGGGCAGGCGGTAGTTTTGGTTACTTCCCATCCTACGCCCTAGGCTATATTTATGCAGCTCAGTTTGCAAAGTCGATGGAAAGCGATTTTTCGCTCACTGATATCATCCAAAAAGAGGAGCTTGGCACTATCACAAGCTGGTTAACGAAAAACGTTCATCAACATGGAAAGATGAAAACGCCTAGTGAGCTTGTACAGGATATTACAGGTGGTCCGTTGGATGCGCAGCCACTAATTGATTATCTCACAGCGAAATATACTGAAATTTATAAGTTAGATTAA
- a CDS encoding DNA topology modulation protein, which yields MKRIVIIGSGGSGKSTFARRLGKDLGIPVVHLDALYWKPGWVPEEQKTFDGIIQAELAKEKWIIDGNFSRTMDVRIAAADTIIFIDLPRLLCTYRVVKRWLQYRNKTRVDMGEGCSEKVDLAFLKWVWTYPATKRPEVIRKLEQVASDKKVVHLTSQKNVKGFLNTL from the coding sequence TTGAAGCGAATAGTGATTATTGGATCAGGGGGTTCAGGGAAATCGACTTTTGCACGTAGGCTGGGGAAGGATTTGGGGATTCCAGTCGTTCATCTGGATGCTTTGTATTGGAAGCCGGGCTGGGTTCCGGAAGAGCAGAAAACTTTTGATGGCATTATACAAGCAGAGCTTGCAAAAGAAAAGTGGATTATCGATGGCAACTTCAGCCGAACAATGGACGTTCGTATCGCTGCTGCGGATACAATCATCTTTATAGATTTGCCCCGTCTTCTATGTACGTATCGAGTAGTAAAACGATGGCTTCAGTATCGGAATAAAACGAGAGTGGATATGGGCGAAGGTTGTTCAGAAAAAGTGGATCTAGCTTTCTTAAAATGGGTATGGACGTATCCTGCAACTAAACGACCTGAGGTCATCAGAAAACTAGAACAGGTGGCAAGTGATAAAAAAGTCGTTCATCTTACATCGCAAAAGAATGTGAAGGGTTTTTTAAATACATTGTAG
- a CDS encoding methyltransferase domain-containing protein, with translation MSKREEQQENIHEEENKANNRAEMPEKTHDIVHKRTLKNDHTRLFELVSPGVSVLDVGCGTGAITKDIALMSGPTGKVVGIDMGAEMIEKAKEEFGHIEGLDFDTGSIYELPYENQFDIVTAARVLQWLDRPEQALKQLVKAVKPGGKIIVLDYQHEQISWNPEPPASMRQFYNAFLQWRKDAGMDNAIADHLPDMFAAAGLHAIDVSVQDEVAHRGDAHFEASVRTWQGVAASRGHQLVNDGFLIEDERALAEREYGEWVDTSAQEMRMVLRAVEGTLV, from the coding sequence ATGTCGAAGAGGGAAGAACAACAGGAGAACATCCACGAGGAAGAAAACAAAGCAAATAATCGCGCAGAAATGCCTGAAAAAACGCATGATATCGTGCACAAGCGAACCCTTAAAAACGACCATACGCGTCTGTTTGAGCTCGTGAGTCCAGGGGTTTCAGTACTTGATGTAGGATGTGGAACAGGGGCAATTACGAAGGACATCGCCCTAATGTCAGGTCCGACTGGGAAGGTCGTTGGTATAGACATGGGTGCGGAAATGATTGAGAAAGCAAAGGAAGAGTTTGGCCATATAGAAGGACTTGACTTTGACACCGGATCAATTTATGAACTTCCGTATGAAAATCAGTTTGATATCGTCACAGCGGCACGGGTGTTGCAATGGCTTGATCGTCCAGAGCAAGCATTGAAACAACTCGTGAAAGCCGTGAAGCCAGGTGGAAAGATTATTGTATTGGATTACCAGCATGAGCAGATTTCGTGGAATCCCGAGCCTCCTGCATCAATGCGCCAATTTTATAATGCCTTCCTCCAATGGCGAAAAGATGCAGGTATGGACAATGCCATTGCAGATCATTTGCCTGATATGTTTGCGGCGGCTGGGCTTCATGCCATTGACGTCAGTGTGCAAGATGAAGTCGCTCATCGCGGAGATGCTCATTTTGAAGCAAGTGTTCGCACATGGCAAGGAGTGGCAGCGAGTAGAGGCCACCAGCTTGTGAATGATGGATTTCTCATTGAGGATGAACGGGCATTGGCCGAACGAGAGTATGGGGAGTGGGTAGACACTTCTGCGCAGGAAATGAGGATGGTGCTTCGAGCAGTTGAGGGCACATTAGTTTAG